The Phragmites australis chromosome 1, lpPhrAust1.1, whole genome shotgun sequence genomic interval CCTCAATCTTTTCGCAACCGAAGATTTCCCCCACTTTTTGTTAGATGATATTCTGAAACGAAAGTGTCGATCTTTAATTACATATTGATATTCGGATCCTGAATTCGTTCCTCTGCTTTGATAGTCAGATACTGAATTCGTTCCTCTccagaggaagagagggaggcCTGCCGGTGCTGGCTCCCAGTCCGTCAAGAGCAAGATGGAGCAGAAGATGGCATTGGTCAATCAGAGGCTCGCCTTGCTTgacagtagcagcagcagcagcagcagcgagaaTGACAAGGATGACAATTTTGTGCCCATGGTGAGGCCCTGCGTGAAATGGTTTAACATTGACTTCAGAGTAGCATCATGCCATTCATCATActgaatgataaaaaaaaattctttatcatagtCAGGTGTAAAGAGAGCAATATGTAGCCGAACCCACATCCTTAGTTTGGTTGGTGGGGAGGCGTTGATCAGACAATCTACTTATACTTAACACTCCTCTGCACGGCTAGGCTCAGCACCTATTCATACATAAAAAATGTAGAAGGTGCTGCTGTTTTCAGATTCGCAGAGTCCCGGTGTGTTGGACCTGTTGGTTGGTCCGTGAATCACAACTCTGATCTCAGCACTCTGATTGTCTTTGTCTCTTTGATGGGTATTGTATAATGTGTTTCTCCTTGAACTCTCTTTTGCTTGCGAAGTTTGACCGTCCTTATCATTTGAAACTGTATCAACTGAAGTCTAGAAATTatttgctatgttttttttttctgtcaaTGCCCATCAGTTTCTGGAGTATCTGGTACCATCAATACTTAATCATCATACGCATTTTTGTGTTATCAGACTATATGTTTCCTTTTGGTCTACGTTCAACTTGATATTTTCTCCACACAACAATTGTTTAACGGTTGCAGGATGATGAGCTCGCTATTGTTGTTGCACACCCGCCTGTAGCAATTCATTGTGGTGATGCAGACGATGAGGGGAAGGTTATTCCTTTGGAAGTAAGGGCACTGTTGCTTCGTTTCTCTTGTATACATCTGGGTGTAATACCGAGTTTTTTCTTCCTCGTTTTTACATGGATATTCACTACATGTGTAGTTACTCCATTCGCAGTACCACTACCAGTAATACAACATGACCAACAAAGCACTACATTTAGAACACACTGTTGTCATAGATCCTTGTCACCTTTTTTTCATCTCATAATTTTCCTCGTTATGGAAGGTCGTGAATTCAAGAGTGGAGAGTGTGCATTTTGGTGTGGGGTTCGTTTTGTTCGAGTTGAGATCGTTTTGTTGTCTCGGGATTACTAATTGTTAAGATTTTTAACCCAGTTTTTCTTATAAATGAGATCAACTCTCTTCTCCTCTAATAATATCTATATCTCTGGTGTTGTCCTTAAAAAAAACGTATGTCAACTCTCTTTATTCTATAATAACATCTATGTCTCTGGTGCTGTCAAAAAAAGAAACGCAGCATTGACGCAATATTGTGAAATGATGTCGACGAGCGCCACAACAAACCTGCccaggtgtaacaccctactttacaactaagcctatttatatgaaaaataggacattttggcagcatttcctctataaagaggtataactgaccaaaagaaatatcacagaCAGGtagaaacagatataaccagcatatatataaccttcacgacgctaccagcgtctcaCCACAACATGAACCAAgcaaacgacagaccaccaaaaacaccatttataacaccggttgagctaccaacaaggtgatgaggtagtgtgtgcagctaccaagatccatccccaaaatgcacgtcaacatctaaacatacctgtaaagaaagcacgggtgagatttgaaaatctcagcaagtgaaatgtactttaacaaaaagctatttagccacagttgaatgtgctaacaattctaaatagaaactagtactGAAACAGACCGCCACCACTAGGAGAAATAATtctgactaagcaagtccaacaataacattaaatattttaacaatcgattggtataagccttcagagccgcatatatatctatatacaagctaacttaaaggaaataaaattcgatgcgaatgattcattgaattccataagaagacataaccatgtacatgatatgctctccttacccttacccctcctcgggtaacgtaagggtgtgcaccataccctaagaagacataaccatgcgtATGATATGAtcttctcacccttacccctcctcgggtaacgtaagggtcacccttacccctcctcgggtaacgtaagggtgtgcaccgtacccctcctcgggtgacatacggtactgtaccggtacggtcgcggccagaagacgacgacaaacttccaatgcatgagatatatatgtatgacgtgcttcaagcataaccgaCATAACTCCCGAAAAATACTTGAGACTTAAAACAACattgcataaaacaataatgaacaactgcagaatggcatatcgtgcctactgcacttcataaatcaatcatcgagtaaacttctggaaacgtaaacaacatagtgcTCAGCccagaatcagtcattcagattagatgaatgcactgtaattaaagaatgtaggcaacccaatattaggttaaagcatagtcatacaatacattcacttgcctttaccgacgatgaagaaaattcgatcaagaacgtccggaaatagtaccacctgtacaggcatactattagaactaaaacacatttataacacataaaatatgaagcgtcaattctacgtctgaaaacgtcACATATACGCCTACATTCCGAAAAACTGAA includes:
- the LOC133887095 gene encoding B3 domain-containing protein Os01g0234100-like, with product MAIDQPLKSDTEFVPLQRKRGRPAGAGSQSVKSKMEQKMALVNQRLALLDSSSSSSSSENDKDDNFVPMVRPCVKWFNIDFRVASCHSSY